The DNA window GTATTGTAGGGACAGGTATTTTCCTACTACCAAACAAAGCATATTCTATCATTGGTTCCGCTAGTTTAGGCGTCCTATTATTTGATGCCGTTATTGCAGGCTGTATCGCCCTTTGCTTTGCTGAAGCGGCAAGCTTATTTACACGTAATGGCGGACCTTACCTATATGCAAAACATGCATTAGGTGACTTTTGGGCCTTTGAAGTAGGCGTTCTAAAATGGATTGTAACCGTTATTGCTTGGGCGGCCATGGCCGTTGGCTTTGCTACAGCATTAGGTGCCGCAGTACCGGCGTTAAGTGGTGATTTTGCAAAAGATGTTATTTCATTTATCTTGATTGTAGGTCTTACCATTGTAAATATCTTTGGTGTTAACGTATCAAAATTCGTTAACAACTTAATCACTATTTCTAAGTTAGTTCCTCTTGCCCTATTCATTGCAATTGGCATTTTCTTTATAAATGGAGCTAACTTTACGCCAGTCTTCCCACAAGATACTTATGTGGATGGATCATTTGCTCAAGCAGCAGTTCTTCTATTCTTTGCCTATACAGGATTTGAAGTTATTGCCATTGCTGCAGAGGATATGAAAAACCCTAAGAAGAATTTACCACGAGCTATTATCATGTGTATGCTTCTCGTGTCCGTTCTATATATGGCAATCCTCGCCGTATCTATCGGTGTACTCGGCTCTGACTTGGCTAATACAAAAGCACCAGTTCAAGATGCTTTTAACGTAATTGTAGGTCCTATCGGTATGTAC is part of the Veillonella sp. genome and encodes:
- a CDS encoding APC family permease gives rise to the protein MKETGKFGFWSIVLLGINGIVGTGIFLLPNKAYSIIGSASLGVLLFDAVIAGCIALCFAEAASLFTRNGGPYLYAKHALGDFWAFEVGVLKWIVTVIAWAAMAVGFATALGAAVPALSGDFAKDVISFILIVGLTIVNIFGVNVSKFVNNLITISKLVPLALFIAIGIFFINGANFTPVFPQDTYVDGSFAQAAVLLFFAYTGFEVIAIAAEDMKNPKKNLPRAIIMCMLLVSVLYMAILAVSIGVLGSDLANTKAPVQDAFNVIVGPIGMYVVLVGTLISMGGINFAEAYYAPRVATSMAEDGMLPSALAKRNRYNAPYVAAIVTAIASVLLAWSGSFTTLAAISAVSRFTQYLPTCLAVIIFRRKWADKARSYTIPGGYLIPVIAIGTSLWMLAQAQTNQLLWGLGGCIVILPFYYSYWKKKKAGLIKDHDEM